The Schistocerca piceifrons isolate TAMUIC-IGC-003096 chromosome 5, iqSchPice1.1, whole genome shotgun sequence genome has a segment encoding these proteins:
- the LOC124798154 gene encoding zinc finger BED domain-containing protein 4-like, with protein MNLGSDETSSVSTATVQESAIPVPVRQDQQSAQDIPSTSTSSVLGRCGKQTKITGFASRPVPSSKRAKIDEHILRLVAKEYLPFNVVESVEFRKMTYLLNENYVPPSRKTLSHSLLSQVFDSTLVRVRSAVQAASYICITTDGWTSVKNENYIAVSAHFIDENCNLKSYLLSSFKFHDKHTAENISNELQNVTSTWGITNKIVACTTDNAPNMVKAVMMCKWWHVPCFAHTLNLIVQASLEPVTDTRAKVKSIVEFFKRSPRALEKLHNIQKQMGVPILTPKQDCPTRWNSTYEMFDRLLKIKEPLQSTLAILSVDLQTKLSNEDWLVIEKSCEILSPFEQVTTEISSERNVTLSKVVLLSKGLQSHCLRLKNSDYGNEATNTVIAKLEDGICTRLVQKLADKAIACEATLLDPRFREHGFPKTGHRLKETKDAIINKCCAIRQKPTRCSTENPPPAKPVEVSTFTSSSGNIWQDFDQAVGGLTQSVDNPRAASIVELDK; from the coding sequence ATGAATCTGGGCAGTGACGAAACCAGTTCAGTTTCCACAGCAACTGTTCAGGAATCTGCCATTCCAGTGCCTGTGCGTCAAGATCAACAATCTGCGCAAGACATACCCAGCACTTCCACAAGTTCAGTTCTGGGTAGGTGTGGTAAACAAACAAAGATTACTGGATTTGCATCAAGACCAGTGCCTTCATCAAAACGAGCCAAAATAGACGAACATATTTTAAGACTTGTTGCTAAAGAATACCTTCCATTTAATGTAGTTGAGAGTGTAGAGTTtagaaaaatgacttatttattaaatgaaaactatgtACCACCAAGTAGAAAAACACTCTCCCACAGTTTACTCTCTCAAGTGTTCGACAGCACACTAGTGCGAGTAAGATCTGCAGTGCAAGCTGCATCCTACATCTGCATTACAACTGATGGATGGACATCTGtgaaaaatgagaattatattgcagtgagtgctcacttcattgatgaaaactgcaatctgaagtcatatttgttatctagttttaaatttcacgacaagcatacagcagaaaacatttccaatgaattacaaaatgtgacttCAACTTGGGGTATCACCAATAAAATTGTAGCTTGCACTACAGATAACGCACCTAATATGGTGAAGGCAGTGATGATGTGCAAATGGTGGCATGTACCTTGTTTTGCACATACACTGAATTTAATCGTGCAAGCAAGCCTTGAACCAGTTACAGACACAAGGGCAAAGGTGAAGTCAATAgtggaatttttcaaaagaagtcctcgagcacttgagaaattacacaatattcagaagcaaatgggcgttcctattttaacACCGAAACAAGATTGCCCTACAAGATGGAATTCCACATATGAAATGTTTGACAGGCTTTTGAAAATCAAAGAGCCTTTGCAAAGCACCCTTGCCATCCTCAGTGTGGATTTACAAACAAAACTGTCCAATGAAGACTGGTTagttattgaaaaatcttgtgaaatactatctccttttgaacaagtcacaacagaaattagcaGTGAAAGAAATGTAACCTTGTCAAAAGTTGTCTTATTAAGCAAAGGTTTACAAAGTCATTGTCTGAGACTAAAAAACTCAGATTACGGCAATGAAGCCACTAATACAGTAATTGCTAAACTTGAGGACGGAATCTGTACCCGCCTCGTTCAAAAGTTGGCAGATAAAGCAATTGCTTGTGAGGCAACATTACTGGATCCTCGCTTCAGGGAGCATggttttccaaaaactgggcatcgattaaaagaaacaaaagatgccatAATTAACAAGTGTTGTGCAATACGACAGAAACCCACTCGGTGTTCTACAGAAAATCCGCCACCAGCCAAACCAGTTGAGGTGAGCACATTCACTTCTAGCAGTGGCAACATTTGGCAAGATTTCGACCAAGCTGTAGGTGGCTTGACCCAAAGTGTAGACAATCCACGTGCTGCAAGTATAGTCGAGCTTGATAAATAA